The following proteins are encoded in a genomic region of Pan troglodytes isolate AG18354 chromosome 2, NHGRI_mPanTro3-v2.0_pri, whole genome shotgun sequence:
- the HTR3E gene encoding 5-hydroxytryptamine receptor 3E isoform X2, with product MEGSWFHRKRFSFYLLLGFLLQGGGVTFTINCSGFGQHGADPTALNSVFNRKPFRPVTNISVPTRVNISFTMSAILDVVWDNPFISWNPEECEGITKMSMAAKNLWLPDIFIIELMDVDKTPKGLTAYVSNEGRIRYKKPMKVDSICNLDIFYFPFDQQNCTLTFSSFLYTVDSMLLDMEKEVWEITDASRNILQTHGEWELLGLSKATAKLSRGGNLYDQIVFYVAIRRRPSLYVINLLVPSGFLVAIDALSFHLPVKSGNRVPFKITLLLGYNVFLLMMSDLLPTSGTPLIGVYFALCLSLMVGSLLETIFITHLLHVANTQPPPLPRWLHSLLLHCNSPGRCCPTAPQKENKGLGLTPTHLPGVKEPEVSAGQMPGPAEAELTGGSEWTRAQREHEAQKQHSVELWVQFSHAMDAMLFRLYLLFMASSIITVICLWNT from the exons ATGGAAGGAAGCTGGTTCCACAGGAAAAGATTTTCCTTCTACCTCCTTCTCGGTTTTCTGCTTCAAG GAGGGGGCGTTACTTTCACCATCAATTGCTCAGGGTTTGGCCAGCACGGGGCGGATCCCACCGCTCTGAATTCAGTGTTTAATAGAAAGCCCTTCCGTCCGGTCACCAACATCAGCGTCCCCACCCGAGTCAACATCTCCTTCACGATGTCTGCCATCCTAGATGTG GTTTGGGATAACCCATTTATCAGCTGGAACCCAGAGGAATGTGAGGGCATCACGAAGATGAGTATGGCAGCCAAGAACCTGTGGCTCCCAGACATTTTCATCATTGAACT CATGGATGTGGATAAGACCCCAAAAGGCCTCACAGCATATGTAAGTAATGAAGGTCGCATCAGGTATAAGAAACCCATGAAGGTGGACAGTATCTGTAACCTGGACATCTTCTACTTCCCCTTCGACCAGCAGAACTGCACACTCACCTTCAGCTCATTTCTCTACACAG TGGACAGCATGTTGCTGGACATGGAGAAAGAAGTGTGGGAAATAACAGACGCATCCCGGAACATCCTTCAGACCCATGGAGAATGGGAGCTCCTGGGCCTCAGCAAGGCCACCGCAAAGTTGTCCAGGGGAGGCAACCTGTATGATCAGATCGTGTTCTAT GTGGCCATCAGGCGCAGGCCCAGCCTCTATGTCATAAACCTTCTCGTGCCCAGTGGCTTTCTGGTTGCCATCGATGCCCTCAGCTTCCACCTGCCAGTGAAAAGTGGGAATCGTGTCCCATTCAAGATAACGCTCCTGCTGGGCTACAACGTCTTCCTGCTCATGATGAGTGACTTGCTCCCCACCAGTGGCACCCCCCTCATAG GTGTCTACTTCGCCCTGTGCCTGTCCCTGATGGTGGGCAGCCTGCTGGAGACCATCTTCATCACCCATCTGCTGCACGTGGCCAacacccagcccccacccctgcctcggTGGCTCCACTCCCTGCTGCTCCACTGCAACAGCCCAGGGAGATGCTGTCCCACTGCGCCCCAGAAGGAAAATAAGGGCCTGGGTCTCACCCCCACCCACCTGCCCG GTGTGAAGGAGCCAGAGGTATCAGCAGGGCAGATGCCAGGCCCTGCGGAGGCAGAGCTGACAGGGGGCTCAGAATGGACAAGGGCCCAGCGGGAACACGAGGCCCAGAAGCAGCACTCGGTGGAGCTGTGGGTGCAGTTCAGCCACGCGATGGACGCCATGCTCTTCCGCCTCTACCTGCTCTTCATGGCCTCCTCCATCATCACCGTCATATGCCTCTGGAACACCTAG
- the HTR3E gene encoding 5-hydroxytryptamine receptor 3E isoform X1, which yields MLAFILSRATPGPALGPLSYREHRVALLHLTHWMSTTGGGVTFTINCSGFGQHGADPTALNSVFNRKPFRPVTNISVPTRVNISFTMSAILDVVWDNPFISWNPEECEGITKMSMAAKNLWLPDIFIIELCVSRAGQREVPSPGSHRDHSLPLGPLMDVDKTPKGLTAYVSNEGRIRYKKPMKVDSICNLDIFYFPFDQQNCTLTFSSFLYTVDSMLLDMEKEVWEITDASRNILQTHGEWELLGLSKATAKLSRGGNLYDQIVFYVAIRRRPSLYVINLLVPSGFLVAIDALSFHLPVKSGNRVPFKITLLLGYNVFLLMMSDLLPTSGTPLIGVYFALCLSLMVGSLLETIFITHLLHVANTQPPPLPRWLHSLLLHCNSPGRCCPTAPQKENKGLGLTPTHLPGVKEPEVSAGQMPGPAEAELTGGSEWTRAQREHEAQKQHSVELWVQFSHAMDAMLFRLYLLFMASSIITVICLWNT from the exons atgttagcttTCATTTTATCACGGGCGACCCCAGGCCCTGCCTTGGGGCCCCTCTCATATAGGGAGCACAGGGTTGCTCTCCTTCATCTCACACATTGGATGTCCACTACAGGAGGGGGCGTTACTTTCACCATCAATTGCTCAGGGTTTGGCCAGCACGGGGCGGATCCCACCGCTCTGAATTCAGTGTTTAATAGAAAGCCCTTCCGTCCGGTCACCAACATCAGCGTCCCCACCCGAGTCAACATCTCCTTCACGATGTCTGCCATCCTAGATGTG GTTTGGGATAACCCATTTATCAGCTGGAACCCAGAGGAATGTGAGGGCATCACGAAGATGAGTATGGCAGCCAAGAACCTGTGGCTCCCAGACATTTTCATCATTGAACTGTGCGTATCAAGGGCTGGTCAGAGGGAAGTCCCATCTCCTGGTAGCCACAGAGATCACAGTTTACCATTGGGGCCACT CATGGATGTGGATAAGACCCCAAAAGGCCTCACAGCATATGTAAGTAATGAAGGTCGCATCAGGTATAAGAAACCCATGAAGGTGGACAGTATCTGTAACCTGGACATCTTCTACTTCCCCTTCGACCAGCAGAACTGCACACTCACCTTCAGCTCATTTCTCTACACAG TGGACAGCATGTTGCTGGACATGGAGAAAGAAGTGTGGGAAATAACAGACGCATCCCGGAACATCCTTCAGACCCATGGAGAATGGGAGCTCCTGGGCCTCAGCAAGGCCACCGCAAAGTTGTCCAGGGGAGGCAACCTGTATGATCAGATCGTGTTCTAT GTGGCCATCAGGCGCAGGCCCAGCCTCTATGTCATAAACCTTCTCGTGCCCAGTGGCTTTCTGGTTGCCATCGATGCCCTCAGCTTCCACCTGCCAGTGAAAAGTGGGAATCGTGTCCCATTCAAGATAACGCTCCTGCTGGGCTACAACGTCTTCCTGCTCATGATGAGTGACTTGCTCCCCACCAGTGGCACCCCCCTCATAG GTGTCTACTTCGCCCTGTGCCTGTCCCTGATGGTGGGCAGCCTGCTGGAGACCATCTTCATCACCCATCTGCTGCACGTGGCCAacacccagcccccacccctgcctcggTGGCTCCACTCCCTGCTGCTCCACTGCAACAGCCCAGGGAGATGCTGTCCCACTGCGCCCCAGAAGGAAAATAAGGGCCTGGGTCTCACCCCCACCCACCTGCCCG GTGTGAAGGAGCCAGAGGTATCAGCAGGGCAGATGCCAGGCCCTGCGGAGGCAGAGCTGACAGGGGGCTCAGAATGGACAAGGGCCCAGCGGGAACACGAGGCCCAGAAGCAGCACTCGGTGGAGCTGTGGGTGCAGTTCAGCCACGCGATGGACGCCATGCTCTTCCGCCTCTACCTGCTCTTCATGGCCTCCTCCATCATCACCGTCATATGCCTCTGGAACACCTAG